A single window of Nicotiana sylvestris chromosome 5, ASM39365v2, whole genome shotgun sequence DNA harbors:
- the LOC104222367 gene encoding glutamate dehydrogenase A-like encodes MNALAATNRNFRQAARILGLDSKLEKSLLIPFREIKVECTIPKDDGTLVSYVGFRVQHDNARGPMKGGIRYHPEVDLDEVNALAQLMTWKTAVVDIPYGGAKGGIGCVPKELSKSELERLTRVFTQKIHDLIGINTDVPAPDMGTNAQTMAWILDEYSKFHGHSLAIVTGKPVDLGGSLGREAATGRGVVYATEALLAEYGKHIKDMTFAIQGFGNVGAWAARIIHERGGKVVAVSDITGAVKNQNGLDIPALLNHKEATGTLAGFSGGDAMSSDELLTHDCDVLIPCALGGVLNRENADSVKAKYIVEAANHPTDPDADEILSKKGVVILPDIYANAGGVTVSYFEWVQNIQGFMWDEEHVNRELKKYMTRAFHNLKNMCKSHNCNLRMGAFTLGVNRVARATQLRGWEA; translated from the exons ATGAATGCTCTAGCAGCTACAAACCGTAACTTTCGCCAAGCAGCTCGCATTCTTGGGTTGGACTCAAAACTTGAGAAGAGTCTTTTGATCCCTTTTAGAGAAATTAAG GTGGAATGCACAATTCCCAAGGACGACGGAACGTTAGTTTCCTATGTTGGATTTAGAGTGCAACATGATAATGCTCGTGGGCCGATGAAAGGAGGAATCAGATACCATCCTGAG GTTGATCTTGATGAAGTGAATGCTCTTGCTCAACTAATGACTTGGAAAACTGCTGTAGTCGATATTCCATATGGGGGAGCTAAGGGTGGAATTGGCTGCGTACCAAAAGAGTTAAGTAAGAGCGAATTGGAACGCCTTACACGTGTTTTCACTCAGAAAATTCATGACCTTATTGGAATTAATACTGATGTTCCTGCACCTGATATGGGCACTAATGCCCAG ACTATGGCCTGGATTTTGGACGAGTACTCAAAATTTCATGGTCACTCTCTTGCGATTGTGACCGGGAAACCAGTT GATCTTGGTGGTTCGTTGGGTAGGGAAGCTGCAACTGGACGCGGTGTCGTTTATGCTACAGAAGCTTTACTTGCTGAGTACGGGAAGCATATTAAGGATATGACTTTTGCAATTCAG GGATTTGGGAACGTAGGAGCATGGGCAGCGAGGATTATTCATGAGAGAGGTGGGAAGGTAGTTGCAGTTAGTGATATAACAGGAGCAGTCAAGAATCAAAACGGTCTTGATATACCTGCATTGCTTAATCATAAAGAAGCAACAGGGACGTTAGCTGGATTCAGTGGCGGTGATGCAATGAGTTCAGATGAATTGCTTACACATGATTGTGATGTTCTTATACCCTGTGCTTTAGGAGGAGTTTTGAACAG AGAAAATGCGGACAGTGTCAAGGCCAAGTACATAGTAGAAGCGGCAAATCATCCCACTGATCCAGATGCTGACGAG ATTTTGTCTAAGAAAGGAGTTGTAATACTTCCCGACATATATGCCAATGCTGGAGGCGTGACTGTTAGCTATTTTGAATGGGTTCAG AATATTCAAGGATTTATGTGGGATGAAGAACATGTCAATAGGGAGCTTAAGAAATACATGACAAGAGCCTTTCATAATCTCAAGAACATGTGTAAGTCGCATAACTGCAATCTTCGAATGGGCGCCTTTACACTGGGGGTGAATCGTGTTGCCCGAGCCACACAATTAAGAGGGTGGGAAGCATAA
- the LOC104222369 gene encoding putative glycine-rich cell wall structural protein 1, with amino-acid sequence MTTSPETSSSAGGGSGAAHGPNWDSNWGWGSSPGGGGGFGSGSGRSPDGLGRGWGFGFGSGSGSAGTGFGYGYGTGGGGGSAGGENGGSGGYNSGRAPSINPGERYHHG; translated from the coding sequence ATGACGACCTCGCCGGAAACATCTTCTTCCGCCGGTGGAGGAAGTGGTGCAGCTCATGGACCTAACTGGGATTCCAACTGGGGTTGGGGTTCTAGCCCAGGAGGAGGAGGGGGTTTTGGCTCAGGCTCGGGCAGGTCGCCTGATGGGCTCGGTCGGGGCTGGGGGTTTGGTTTTGGGTCCGGGAGTGGATCGGCGGGTACTGGCTTTGGCTATGGCTATGGTactggtggtggtggtggtagtgcTGGCGGAGAAAATGGTGGTTCTGGTGGCTACAATAGTGGTCGTGCGCCATCGATTAATCCAGGGGAGAGATATCATCATGGGTAA